From a single Chitinophaga sp. Cy-1792 genomic region:
- a CDS encoding metal-dependent hydrolase has protein sequence MKFTFYGHSCFAVEIKGKSILFDPFIRHNELAKKVDIEAIKADYIFVSHGHEDHTADLVELAKRTGATVVSNFEIVTWAGKQGLEKLHPMNTGGKWKFDFGTVKCTVAQHSSGLPDGSYGGNPMGFVFITEEGNFYYSGDTALTYDMELVPSFAKLNFAVLPIGDNFTMGVEDAIAAAEMIECAKIIGVHYDTFGYIKIDHQAAQQQFKEAGLELLLPEIGGTVEV, from the coding sequence ATGAAGTTCACGTTTTACGGACATTCCTGCTTTGCGGTAGAGATCAAGGGTAAGAGCATCTTATTTGATCCTTTTATCAGACACAATGAGTTAGCGAAGAAAGTTGATATTGAAGCCATTAAGGCCGATTACATATTTGTATCGCATGGCCATGAGGACCATACAGCCGACCTGGTGGAACTGGCAAAGCGTACAGGCGCTACCGTAGTTTCCAATTTCGAAATTGTGACCTGGGCGGGTAAACAGGGACTGGAGAAGCTCCATCCTATGAATACCGGTGGTAAATGGAAGTTCGACTTCGGGACTGTAAAATGTACGGTGGCACAACATTCCAGTGGTTTACCGGACGGTAGTTACGGTGGTAATCCGATGGGATTTGTATTTATTACAGAAGAAGGTAATTTTTATTATAGCGGAGATACGGCGCTGACCTATGATATGGAACTGGTTCCATCCTTTGCAAAGCTGAATTTTGCCGTATTACCTATCGGGGATAATTTCACGATGGGCGTAGAAGATGCCATTGCAGCAGCGGAAATGATCGAATGTGCAAAAATAATTGGCGTACACTACGATACTTTTGGCTATATTAAGATAGACCATCAGGCTGCGCAGCAACAATTCAAAGAAGCGGGCCTGGAATTACTGCTGCCGGAAATAGGTGGCACCGTTGAGGTTTGA
- a CDS encoding metallophosphoesterase: MRPGSNTLLLVLFMVALDIYVFQAVRAMVYMSTPRVRNITYSTYWVISIACVALVALLPYIKWHNWPNAVKSYVLAILIGLVVAKLLAAVFLLIDDLRRGIVWIIRRFSAPKEVATEAVNGLSRSQFLNRLGLIAGGSLFGALLYGFSNKYNYHVHRIKLSFKNLPASFKGMRIVQISDIHSGSFANREAVLKGVKMINDQKADLVLFTGDLVNDRAIEMEEWMDVFSQVKAPMGVYSTLGNHDYGDYYPWPDKQPNGYSAMQHQNLEHLKKVHADLGWKLMMNENTVFQRNEDKIALLGIENWSAMSRFPKYGDLKRAYEGIDDVPFKILMSHDPTHWDAQVRPEFSDIDLTLAGHTHGMQFGVEIPGLKWSPAQYIYKEWAGLYKKGSQFLYVNRGFGFLGYPGRVGILPEITVIDLV, translated from the coding sequence ATGCGCCCTGGCTCTAATACCCTCCTACTGGTCCTGTTTATGGTAGCTCTGGACATCTACGTCTTCCAGGCTGTTCGTGCAATGGTATATATGTCTACCCCAAGGGTTAGAAATATCACCTATAGTACCTATTGGGTCATCTCCATCGCCTGTGTGGCCCTGGTGGCTCTCTTACCTTATATTAAATGGCACAACTGGCCCAACGCCGTTAAATCATATGTGCTTGCCATCCTCATCGGTCTGGTAGTGGCCAAACTCCTCGCCGCCGTTTTCCTCCTTATAGACGATCTGCGAAGAGGAATTGTTTGGATAATCCGCAGATTTTCAGCACCTAAGGAAGTGGCAACGGAAGCCGTAAACGGACTTTCCCGCTCCCAGTTCCTCAACAGACTTGGACTCATAGCAGGTGGCAGCCTCTTTGGCGCCCTGCTCTACGGCTTCTCCAATAAATACAATTATCACGTCCACCGGATAAAACTTTCCTTTAAAAATCTGCCGGCTTCCTTTAAAGGAATGCGTATCGTCCAGATTTCGGATATCCATTCAGGTAGTTTCGCCAACAGGGAAGCAGTACTGAAAGGTGTGAAAATGATCAATGACCAGAAAGCTGACCTGGTCCTCTTTACCGGCGACCTCGTCAACGACCGTGCCATCGAAATGGAAGAGTGGATGGATGTTTTTAGTCAGGTGAAAGCGCCTATGGGCGTATATTCTACCCTCGGCAATCACGACTATGGCGACTATTACCCATGGCCCGATAAGCAGCCGAATGGCTACAGCGCCATGCAGCACCAGAACCTGGAACACCTCAAAAAGGTCCATGCAGACCTGGGCTGGAAACTGATGATGAACGAAAACACCGTATTCCAGCGGAATGAAGATAAAATTGCCCTCCTGGGAATCGAAAACTGGAGCGCCATGTCCCGATTCCCTAAATACGGCGACCTGAAAAGAGCCTATGAAGGTATCGATGATGTTCCGTTTAAAATCCTGATGTCGCACGACCCTACCCATTGGGATGCACAGGTAAGGCCGGAATTTTCGGACATCGACCTCACCCTGGCCGGCCATACCCACGGTATGCAGTTCGGCGTGGAAATCCCTGGCCTGAAATGGAGTCCGGCACAGTATATATATAAAGAATGGGCCGGCCTTTACAAGAAAGGCAGCCAGTTCCTCTATGTAAACCGTGGCTTCGGGTTCCTGGGATATCCGGGAAGAGTAGGGATACTGCCGGAAATTACCGTAATTGACCTTGTTTAA
- a CDS encoding porin family protein, whose protein sequence is MKKLLLAVVLLTATAVSSNAQSFFRWGVKGGANLGKIDGTGYQNGFNLGYHLGGFVQLNLAKGFGVQGEAIFSSTKTKTTDNFSEIYNTGNLNDNGKKITLNYLSIPLLANIDLGTPRLKLQLGPQFGALVSNKDVFGAANTAFKGGEISGVGGLWLQLPIVNISARYIIGFNDVKDASSVTNTSNWKNQSIQLGVGVTL, encoded by the coding sequence ATGAAAAAACTCTTGCTTGCTGTTGTGTTGCTGACTGCAACAGCCGTTTCGTCTAACGCACAATCGTTCTTCCGCTGGGGTGTTAAAGGTGGTGCCAACCTGGGTAAAATAGATGGTACAGGGTATCAGAACGGATTTAACCTGGGATATCACCTGGGAGGCTTCGTTCAGCTCAATCTTGCAAAAGGTTTTGGTGTACAGGGAGAAGCTATTTTCTCCTCTACCAAAACCAAAACCACAGACAACTTCAGTGAAATTTACAACACTGGTAACCTGAATGATAATGGCAAAAAAATCACGCTGAATTATCTCAGTATTCCGTTACTGGCAAATATTGATTTAGGTACACCACGTCTGAAACTCCAGTTAGGCCCTCAGTTTGGCGCCCTGGTAAGCAACAAGGACGTATTCGGCGCCGCCAATACTGCATTTAAGGGAGGTGAAATCTCCGGTGTGGGTGGTCTCTGGCTGCAATTACCTATTGTCAACATCAGTGCCCGTTATATTATCGGATTTAATGATGTTAAAGATGCCAGCAGCGTTACCAATACCAGCAACTGGAAGAACCAGTCGATTCAGCTGGGGGTAGGTGTAACACTTTAA